In one Silene latifolia isolate original U9 population chromosome 10, ASM4854445v1, whole genome shotgun sequence genomic region, the following are encoded:
- the LOC141606226 gene encoding valerianol synthase TPS8-like encodes MASALVGCLEAQEVDARRPLAHFPPDIWGENFVNFTPQDILMMETYQQKIEPLKEEVRKMLINNHTDVAKKMKMIDEVERLGIYYFYEKEISELLNQIFEELSRKNFNIDYDLQSTASQFRIFRQHGHKMPCDVFNKFLDDEGKMKETVKGDIKGIVSLYEACHLRVHGETILDDALNFTTKILESIASVSEQARHALKQVSHFGIQRVESRFYITFYEDDESRNQTLLTLAKLEFNRLQLLYRQELTQLLKWWHNLDFKTKLPYARQRSVECHFWAIAMYFEPQYSEARMLLIRVLLVISILDDTYDAYATFDEIQQLTQAFERWDLNAMSQFPKEYMKLVFQFVYDVYEEFDKEMSKKGRPYAAQYAKDRVMDLIRSYYLEAKWFNAKYVPTFEEYMMNARITGVAQILGTSSIMGMDEIVDEKPFRLIAEAPKAIRACEVIGRLMDDIVSHQEEQARGHVASGVECYMKDYNLSREEVVAIFHKMFEDAWKDLNEELLVKANPSENHLPRPVLKRILNLSRVVDALYKVIDGYTYSEKLIKEDIITTYLRPFTM; translated from the exons ATGGCTTCCGCATTAGTGGGATGTCTTGAAGCTCAAGAGGTTGATGCCAGGAGACCTTTGGCTCATTTCCCTCCTGACATTTGGGGTGAAAACTTTGTTAACTTCACTCCTCAAGACATTTTG ATGATGGAAACATACCAACAAAAGATCGAACCATTGAAGGAGGAAGTAAGAAAAATGCTAATAAATAATCACACGGACGTAGCGAAGAAGATGAAAATGATTGACGAAGTCGAAAGGCTTGGAATTTACTATTTCTATGAAAAGGAGATTAGTGAATTACTAAATCAGATTTTTGAAGAACTTTCAAGAAAGAATTTCAATATTGATTATGATTTGCAGAGTACCGCATCCCAATTTCGCATATTCAGGCAGCATGGACATAAGATGCCTTGTG ATGTGTTCAATAAGTTCCTCGACGATGAAGGGAAGATGAAAGAAACTGTGAAGGGTGACATAAAAGGAATTGTAAGCTTGTATGAAGCATGCCACTTGAGGGTACATGGGGAAACTATTCTAGATGATGCATTGAATTTTACTACTAAAATTCTTGAATCAATTGCATCAGTCTCAGAACAAGCACGCCATGCATTAAAGCAAGTTTCTCACTTTGGCATTCAAAGAGTCGAAAGCCGATTCTACATTACCTTCTATGAAGATGATGAGTCTCGCAATCAAACACTTCTTACACTTGCCAAGCTCGAGTTCAATCGACTACAGCTTCTGTACCGCCAAGaattgactcaacttctcaa GTGGTGGCACAACTTAGACTTTAAGACAAAGCTTCCTTATGCAAGGCAAAGAAGTGTTGAATGTCATTTCTGGGCTATAGCTATGTACTTTGAGCCTCAATATTCTGAGGCTAGAATGCTCTTAATTAGGGTTCTTCTCGTCATATCGATATTAGATGATACATATGATGCCTATGCAACCTTTGATGAAATTCAGCAACTCACCCAAGCATTCGAAAG GTGGGATTTGAATGCAATGAGCCAGTTCCCAAAGGAATATATGAAATTAGTGTTCCAATTTGTATATGACGTTTACGAGGAATTTGACAAGGAGATGTCCAAGAAAGGAAGACCATATGCTGCTCAATATGCTAAAGATCGC GTGATGGATCTTATAAGGAGCTACTAtcttgaggcaaagtggtttaaTGCGAAATATGTGCCAACATTTGAGGAATACATGATGAATGCCAGAATAACAGGAGTTGCTCAAATactagggacatcatctataatGGGAATGGATGAAATTGTCGATGAAAAACCATTTCGATTGATTGCAGAAGCTCCTAAGGCCATCAGAGCATGCGAGGTCATTGGTCGTCTTATGGATGACATTGTTAGTCATCAG GAGGAGCAAGCAAGAGGGCACGTGGCTTCGGGTGTAGAGTGCTACATGAAGGACTATAATCTGAGTAGGGAAGAAGTAGTTGCTATATTTCACAAAATGTTTGAAGATGCATGGAAAGATCTCAATGAGGAGCTTCTTGTCAAGGCTAATCCTAGTGAAAATCATCTTCCAAGGCCTGTGCTCAAACGAATTCTGAACCTTTCTCGTGTCGTCGATGCGCTATACAAGGTTATAGATGGTTACACTTACTCCGAAAAGCTTATCAAAGAAGACATAATCACCACCTATCTCCGCCCATTTACCATGTAA